A window of the Thalassospira indica genome harbors these coding sequences:
- a CDS encoding cytochrome-c peroxidase, with the protein MTSRRLFSKALLSTVATCALGGAAIAAEPAELRESALDYFEVIPSMVPAIEGNAVTREKVELGKMLFFEPRLSASAIISCNTCHNLGMGGDDNLETSIGHGWQKGPRNAPTVLNAVFNEAQFWDGRAEDLKAQAKGPVQAGVEMASTPERVVTVLKSIPEYVDHFKTAFPGEDDPVTFDNMAKAIEAFEATLITPASRFDQFLEGNDTIMTETEMTGLELFIDTGCASCHNGVNVGGTGYYPFGVVEKPGSEVLPPDDKGRFAVTQTASDDYVFRAGPLRNIALTAPYFHSGKVWDLEQAVAIMSSSQLGAELSKNEVKAITAFLQTLTGQEPQVTYPILPVSSTDTPKPAAMIAN; encoded by the coding sequence ATGACATCCCGACGCCTGTTTTCCAAAGCCCTTCTGTCCACTGTTGCGACATGTGCCCTTGGCGGTGCGGCAATCGCGGCAGAACCGGCCGAACTTCGTGAGAGCGCGCTGGACTATTTTGAAGTCATTCCGTCGATGGTTCCCGCCATCGAAGGCAATGCCGTCACCCGTGAAAAGGTCGAACTGGGCAAGATGCTGTTCTTTGAACCGCGCCTGTCAGCCAGTGCGATCATTTCGTGCAATACCTGCCACAACCTTGGCATGGGTGGGGATGACAATCTGGAAACCTCCATCGGACATGGCTGGCAGAAAGGCCCGCGTAACGCGCCAACCGTTCTGAACGCCGTCTTCAACGAAGCCCAGTTCTGGGATGGCCGCGCCGAGGACCTTAAGGCACAGGCCAAAGGCCCGGTTCAGGCCGGTGTTGAAATGGCCAGCACGCCAGAACGTGTTGTCACCGTGCTGAAATCCATCCCGGAATATGTCGACCATTTCAAAACGGCATTCCCCGGCGAAGATGATCCGGTAACCTTTGATAATATGGCAAAGGCTATCGAGGCATTCGAGGCAACCCTGATCACCCCGGCCTCCCGGTTTGACCAGTTCCTTGAAGGCAATGACACCATCATGACCGAAACCGAGATGACCGGTCTTGAACTGTTCATCGATACCGGCTGTGCATCTTGCCACAACGGGGTGAATGTCGGCGGTACGGGTTATTATCCGTTCGGTGTTGTTGAAAAGCCGGGCTCAGAAGTCCTGCCACCTGATGACAAGGGCCGCTTTGCCGTCACCCAGACAGCAAGTGACGACTATGTGTTCCGCGCCGGTCCTCTGCGTAACATCGCGCTGACCGCGCCATATTTCCATTCCGGCAAGGTCTGGGATCTGGAACAGGCGGTTGCGATCATGAGCAGTTCACAACTGGGTGCCGAGCTGTCTAAGAATGAAGTCAAGGCAATCACCGCCTTCCTTCAGACCCTGACAGGTCAGGAACCGCAGGTCACCTACCCGATCCTTCCGGTCAGCAGCACGGACACGCCGAAACCGGCCGCGATGATTGCCAACTGA